From the genome of Candidatus Polarisedimenticolia bacterium, one region includes:
- the sdhB gene encoding succinate dehydrogenase iron-sulfur subunit → MPSTIELKIKRQDSPQGPARWEEFSLPYRANMNVISCLMEIQRRPVNKAGKKTAPVVWECSCLEEVCGACTMLVNGRVRQSCTALVDQLEQPIRLAPMTKYPIVRDLVVSRQKMFDSLIRVKAWVSLDGTHSMGPGPKIPPAVQQASYPFAQCMTCGCCTEACPQFNERSDFIGPAVIGQVRLFNAHTAGKLNAEERLHALMGRGGIAECGNAQNCVEVCPKNIPLTEAIGRVGRQVTMQMLRDLLG, encoded by the coding sequence ATGCCATCCACGATCGAGCTGAAGATCAAGAGACAGGATTCTCCGCAGGGCCCCGCACGCTGGGAGGAGTTCTCCCTGCCTTACCGCGCCAACATGAACGTCATCAGCTGCCTGATGGAGATCCAGCGCCGGCCGGTGAACAAGGCGGGGAAAAAGACCGCCCCCGTGGTCTGGGAATGCAGCTGCCTCGAGGAGGTCTGCGGCGCCTGCACGATGCTGGTGAACGGCCGGGTCCGCCAGTCCTGCACGGCGCTGGTGGATCAGCTCGAGCAGCCGATCCGCCTGGCCCCGATGACGAAGTACCCGATCGTCCGTGACCTCGTGGTCAGCCGCCAGAAGATGTTCGACAGCCTGATCCGGGTGAAGGCCTGGGTGAGCCTCGACGGGACGCATTCGATGGGCCCCGGGCCGAAGATCCCGCCGGCGGTCCAGCAGGCCTCGTACCCGTTCGCCCAGTGCATGACGTGCGGTTGCTGCACCGAGGCCTGCCCGCAGTTCAACGAGCGCTCCGATTTCATCGGTCCCGCCGTCATCGGCCAGGTGCGCCTGTTCAATGCCCACACCGCGGGCAAGCTGAACGCCGAAGAGCGCCTGCACGCGCTGATGGGGCGCGGCGGGATCGCCGAGTGCGGCAACGCGCAGAATTGCGTCGAAGTCTGCCCGAAGAATATTCCGCTCACCGAGGCGATTGGGCGGGTGGGGCGCCAGGTGACGATGCAGATGCTTCGGGACCTGCTGGGCTAA
- a CDS encoding DUF6503 family protein, whose amino-acid sequence MQAWKGATKALSGTILLLALGSSGLPGAEPAGGTAAELAERVFQAMGGRRGWEAAHFLRFDFAVEKEGKILSRYRHWWDRDQGRYRLEGSNKEGKAFIILLNVQDRKGKAWLDGKRAATDEEAKLVDYAYGRFINDTYWFLMPMKMTDPGVHLQREADRTDPAGKKWQILHVTFDTGVGLTPGDQYWAWIDPGTHLMGRWEYVLENEKPPAEAWSWEGWKQFGPLTLSPLKRKVGEDLAIRIDNLAVSETIDEAAFKEPA is encoded by the coding sequence ATGCAGGCGTGGAAGGGCGCAACAAAGGCACTGTCCGGAACCATCCTCCTCCTCGCGCTCGGAAGCTCCGGTCTCCCCGGCGCGGAGCCGGCGGGCGGAACCGCCGCGGAGCTCGCCGAGCGGGTGTTTCAGGCCATGGGGGGGCGCCGGGGATGGGAGGCGGCCCATTTCCTGCGGTTCGATTTCGCCGTGGAGAAGGAGGGGAAGATCCTGTCGCGCTATCGTCACTGGTGGGATCGCGATCAGGGGCGGTACCGGCTGGAGGGGAGCAACAAGGAAGGCAAGGCGTTCATCATTCTCCTCAACGTTCAGGATCGGAAGGGAAAGGCCTGGCTGGACGGGAAGCGGGCCGCGACGGACGAGGAGGCCAAGCTCGTCGACTACGCCTACGGGCGCTTCATCAACGACACCTATTGGTTCCTGATGCCGATGAAGATGACCGATCCGGGAGTTCACCTGCAGCGGGAGGCGGACAGGACGGATCCCGCCGGGAAGAAATGGCAGATCCTCCACGTGACGTTCGATACGGGCGTCGGGCTGACGCCGGGGGATCAATACTGGGCCTGGATCGATCCCGGAACGCACCTGATGGGCCGCTGGGAATACGTCCTGGAGAACGAGAAGCCCCCGGCGGAGGCCTGGAGCTGGGAGGGTTGGAAGCAGTTCGGGCCTCTCACCCTTTCGCCGCTCAAGAGGAAGGTCGGGGAGGATCTCGCGATTCGCATCGACAACCTGGCGGTCTCGGAGACGATCGACGAGGCGGCGTTCAAGGAGCCCGCCTAG